A window of Taeniopygia guttata chromosome 25, bTaeGut7.mat, whole genome shotgun sequence genomic DNA:
TGGTGGATTGAATCCATGGGGATCCATCTCCCTTCTCCTCGGTGCTCCTTGTGCTTGTGTTTTCATTTGGagcctgggagagctgctcctggtgcctTCCCATCGCTGCCTGTGGGCAGCACGTGGGGCTCTGTGGTGGATGATCTGGTGGGTTTTCATTCCCTTTCTCCACCCTGAATCAACAATAGGTGGTTTTTGGCAACTCCTGTCCTAGCACAGGATTGATTCCAGCTGGGATTCCATTGCTCTGGTGTTTCTCCCttgcctgggatggtggaaggcTTGTGCATCCAAAGCTGTTTTcacttcctttcttctcttgaGGAGTTTCCTCACCATCCTGTAGAATTCCATTTTGCCATCACTCTGCCAGGTCTGCCAGGCCCTCTCCGTGCTGCTCCTACTCTCAGTGATTTTCCTGTCACTCTTCCTGAGGTTCCTGTTTTATGGCAGTCTGGGTTTCCCCAGCACTGAAGCTTGGTGAGCCAGAGCAGTCCCGTTCAGGATCTGGATCTCTTTGGGAGTGCTGCGACAAGCTGCATCTACTCCTCATTTTGCACCAGGAActtgttttcctccctctgtggcagtgggtgctgggctggtCCCTGGGAATGTGAGGGTcgagtggggctgggggtccaAGTGCTCCCCTGGGCCTGGTCAGGGGCACGGCACAGGTGGGGACATTGGCAGTGCCATCACttggtggtggcagcagtgTGGTGGCAGCCTGCTGGGGTGGCTGGAGAGCaagcactgggagcagggatCTGTGATGGCAGAGGGATCTCTGATGGCAGAGGGATCTGTGATGGCAGCAGGGATCTGTGATGGCACAGGGATCTGTGATGGCAGAGGGATCTGTGATGGCACAGGGATCTGTGATGGCACAGGGATTTCTGATGGCAGAGGGATCTGTGATGGCACAGGGATCTGTGATGGCAGCAGGGATCTGTGATGGCAGCAGGGATCTGTGATGGCAGAGGGATCTGTGATGGCAGCAGGGATCTGTGATGGCAGCAGGGATCTGTGATGGCAGAGGGATCTGTGATGGCAGAGGGATCTGTGATGGCAGCAGGAATCTGGTGATGGCAGAGGGATCTGTGATGGCAGAGGGATCTCTGATTGCACAGGGATCTGTGATGGCAGAGGGATCTCTGATGGCAGCAGGGATCTGCAATAGCAGAGGGATCTGTGATGGCACAGGGATCTCTGATGGCAGAGGGATCTGTGATGGCAGCAGGGATCTGGTGATGGCAGCAGGGATCTGGTGATGGCAGAGGGATCTCTGATGGCAGAGGGATCTCTGATGGCACAGGGATCTGTGATAGCAGAGAGATCTCTGATAGCAGAGGGATCTCtgatggcagcaggagcagggctgggggtgcagcagGGGACCCTTCCCCAGTGAAGCCACAGGGGTGTCTGGCCTGAGCATTGCTGGTGTTCCTGGCTGAGCCAGGAGTTAGGCTaggcagcaaaagcagaaactgATCCTTCTTCTCTTGGCTCCTGGCGTGGAGAGAGGTGTTCCTCCTGCCAAATCTCGCTCTTTTCTCTGGAATCACATTTCTTGGAGTTTCTCCATCGCACTCTGGGTCTGTCTGGACCCTGCAGGAACACAAACCGCTCTCTGAGGTGTCAGGCCGTGGCAGCACTTGCAGACTGactgtccctgccccagcacaggctgtgcagaggGGTTTTGCTGGCACCTGTAGACCCCACAGCGTCGGGCAGTGACGATTCCCAGGGCCGCCTGCCGCTCCTCGGTTCAGTCTGGGGTAGGTCATGGCTTGGGAAGGTCAGGAACTGAACGTAAAGTTTCCACACTTTATACTATGGGCAAGTCCTTTCTCTTGAACTTGTAGGTTTTCCAAGAAGTACCTGTGTGGCTGAGGAAGTGTCCTTGTAGGATATGAACCGTTGTAGTGAAGAAGGGATTGCAACTAACGCTCCCAACCGGTgtgtatattttcttttcaaataacaCCTTGACACACACACTACAGTAACCCACGGCACGGACAGATCCAGGTTTCCATGCACAAACCAGGCACTGATGATGGAATCCGTGGCCacaggtgctgggctgggcctgAACAGAGCTCTGTGGAAAATGTATCGTGCCTTTTGTTTGCTCCATGTGCTCTCTGAGCTGTGCTTCTCTGGAGTGTGAGGGAATGCTGCAGGTGTCCCAACACTCCCTGGGTCCAGGGCCACATCCTCCTTTTGGGAGGGAGGACTGCTCGGTAGGACAGCGCAGATTCCTTCACCAGACCCTTTCAAGTTGATGGAAGACGTGGAAATGTTTTTATCCCAGTCAGatcagctctgggctggcttTTTCTATCTTTCCATGTCGTTGAGGCCTCACATCTCCTCAGTGCCAGTCCCCCGCTCTGAGCAGCCGAGGGAGCAGTGGTGCTGTTGGCAGGCTCATCCCTGTGATGTCTCCTGTCCTTCACGCTCTTGCATGGACTTCACTGGTGTTTCTTTGGTGGGGGACCAGGGCCCAGGCTCGGCGTGGGCTCAGCCTGCCCGTGCCACCCCGGAATTCTGCCTTACGGAGCCGGAGCTGAGACATGCTGGTGGTTTCTCATCTCAAATCCTGCTCTGGGAGGAGAACGCTCTGTGCTAACCACAGCTTTCTGCTCTTTCCTTGCATTAGGATGTGTTTGGCGATGACTctgaggtgtccaaggaatCCTCTGGTGTCAAGAAACGGCGCATCCCACGGTTTGAGGAGGTTGAGGACGAGCCTGAAGTCATTCCAGGCCCGCCATCGGAGAGCCCAGGGATGCTGACTAAACTCCAGGTCAGTCTagctgggccctgtgcccataCAGTGTAGGGTTCATCCTCACTTGTATCCCAAACGGAGCAAAGGAAAACTCACTGTCTGTTTCCCCACAGATCAAACAGATGATGGAGGCAGCCACCCGGCAGattgaggagaggaaaaagcagCTGAGTTTCATCAGTCCTCCGACACCACAGGTATCTGCTGCAGGCAACAGGCAAATCCCACACATCCCTGGCCCCTGTTTCAGGCTTGGGTCTGCTTGGGAAGGGGCATGATGCAAAACTTCCTTCTCTGTCAACAGCCCAAAATTTCTTCTTCATCCCAATCGGAGCGGCTCCCCATCGGCAACACGATCCAGCCCTCGCAGGCAGCCACGTTCATGAACGACGCCATCGAGAAGGCCAGgaaagctgcagagctgcaggcacgGATCCAGGCCCAGCTGGCCCTCAAACCGGGGCTCATTGGCAACGCCAACATGGTGGGGCTGGCCAACCTGCACGCCATGGGCATCGCGCCGCCGTGAGTAGCGGGACGAGCCCGGGGTGACGGGCAGGGGCTGGCCAAAGGtttccccagtgctgctggttcCCCAGCAATGGCTCTAACTGCTGCTGAAGGaacaaattttatattaaaataagcGAAAATGAGGTTCCTCCTTCCTTGGCCGAGATTCCCTAATTGTGCACACAAGGTTGGAGTCTCTTCTGGCAGTATAAATGAGCTGTAAAAATATAGAAACGGTGGAATTAAGCTGAAGTGTCCTTTGATTCAGTGCTATATTCACATTTGTACCTCGTCCTGCCCCCAGGAAAGTGGAGCTGAAGGATCAGACCAAGCCCACACCTCTGATCCTGGATGAGCAGGGCCGGACGGTGGATGCCAGCGGGAAGGAGATCGAGCTGACCCACCGCATGCCCACCCTAAAGGCCAACATAAGAGCGGTGAAGAGAGAGCAGTTCAAGCAGCAGCTTAAGGAAAAGCCCTCGGAAGACATGGAGTCAAACACATACTTTGACCCCCGGGTCTCCATAACCCCGGCCCAGCGGCAGAAACGCACCTTTAAGTTCCATGAAAAAGGCAAATTTGAGAAAATTGCCCAGAGGTTGAGAACAAAGGTATCAGAGGTCTCATCCTGCTGATGAGAGCGTGGGTAGGAGGGGATTCTCCTCtcctgggctgggaagggacctgGGGTGGCTTTGATTCAGAAGTTTTCCAATCAAATCACCTGAAACTTCTTCTTAAAAACCTTATTTTTGTTGGGATGGTGTGTGCCCAAGTTAGCCCTTGTGCGTGTAAAGGGTTTTCTCACCACTGTCTTCACCTATTGAAGggtaaaatctcttttttttgaCAAAACATTGAAAGTTCTGAAGAGAACTGATCTCTTTTTGGCTGAGTGATAACTCAGAAGTGGAGATTTAAAGGAATTTTGTTAAAATGCTCTAAGTTCttggggaaaaggggagagaaaaaaatctaggGATACATTCCCTAGAGGGAGATGTTTCTTTGGGAATATTCCATGGTCCAGAAAGGCTCAGGAGCAATAGCAGAGTTTTGACAGGCTTGGGAGCTTGCCCTCGCTGTCACGTGCTGTGTGGTTTCTCTTGCAGTCTGCTTCAGATTGTTTGAGAACCCAGATAAATCAGCAGGTGATTTGTGTTCAGCTCTTCACAGAAGTTCTGCTGTTTTGGAATGACCTTTCTGTTCCATTTTCCTTCTCAGGCTCAGCTAGAAAAGCTGCAGGCAGAGATCTCCCAGGCTGCCAGGAAAACTGGGATTCACACTTCCACCAAGTTGGCTCTGATCACCCCTAAGAAGGAGCTGAAGGAGGGGGAGATCCCAGAGATTGAGTGGTGGGACTCCTACATTATCCCCAATGGCCTGGATCTGTGAGTATTTCCAGGTGTTGATGGTTCTGCCACAGCAGGAATTCGGGAGCTGCACGGTGGGTCTGGGAAGCATGTGGGAAATCAGACCAGATGCTCGTGCTTGAGCATGGAATTCCACCTCTCATCCTCAAGATCCAGGCCCTGGGTTTGCTCCCAAAGTTTCTCTGGGGGCTGTAGTAGGCAGCTGCTGTGGAGTTGGAGGATATTTTAGCCCAAAGTTGGGGaagtttggttttctttccaagtATGAACATTCTGCACAAGGAGAGTTCACGATGGATGTGGGGCCCTGCTTCTGAACCCCGAAATGGGGGGAGACACCTGTACATTAACACCACCCTGGGTCTCCTTCAGCCCACCGAGCTCTGGGTTGGGATTTGTACAGGAATTCGTGCTGGCAATTCTGCCATGAGGCCCAACTCTCTCCTTTCTAGAAAAGGCGGCACGACCTCAAAGAAAGACGAGTACTTTGGGATCACGAACCTGGTGgagcacccagcccagctcaaTCCCCCGGGTATGGCCCTGGCTTGGGGGGTTTGGCTGCTCAAGCAGCCCCAACCCCTCTGTGTGGCTCTGCCGGTGTCCTCCTGGTCCTGGCAgagccctgtgtccccctggATCCTCCAGGGCACCTTCCTGATGGTCTCATTTCCCTGCCAGTGGACAGTGACACGCCGGTGACCTTGGGTGTGTATTTAACAaagaaagagcagaagaaattaCGGCGCCAGACACGGCGAGAAGCccagaaggagctgcaggagaaggtCAGGCTGGGCCTGATGCCACCACCAGAGCCCAAAGGTGAGTGACAGCCAGGCCCTGATCAGGCACGGATGCGTTGGGAACGCTGACGGCAGCACAGCGTGGTGGGATTGCACGGATCTGAAATCCACACAGACACTGGGTTCGTGTGTGTGCAAGTCTTCTGGTGGGAAAAAGGTCCAGTGGGAGCCTCTCCCGTTGCCATGTCCAACGGGAGCCCTCCCAGCACCTCTTCCATTCCCTTGCAGTGAGGATTTCCAACCTGATGCGGGTGCTGGGCACGGAAGCTGTCCAGGACCCAACGAAGGTGGAAGCTCACGTCCGAGCGCAGATGGCCAAGAGACAGAAGTAGGTGGCACCTTGTACTgtgacattttgggacatttttgggtaGATTTTGTTTAGGGCTGGTGTTTTCAGTGCTGCCTGCTTGTTTCCAGGGCTCACGAGGAAGCAAACGCAGCAAGGAAGCTCACGGCGGAGCAGCGGAAAGCCAAGAAGGTGAAAAAGCTCAAGGAAGATGTTTCCCAGGGAGTTCACATAGCTGTGTACAGGTGAGCGAGCTCAGGGTGTTCAGAGGGAGCTCACAGGTGAGCTCTTGCTGGGCCTGGTTGGGGCAGAGGGACCTCTCAGGGCTGGGATAACAATTCTGGTTTTCCACAAATGTTTGATCTTATTTTCCATCTTATCCTTAGGGTCCGAAACTTGAGCAATCcagcaaaaaaattcaaaatcgAGGCGAATGCTGGGCAGCTGTACCTCACGGGCGTGGTGGTCCTGCACAAAGATGTCAACGTGGTGGTGGTAGAAGGAGGTGAGGCCATCTAGGCAGGATTGGGCCACCACAGAGCATTCCGGAGCTTGCCTCCAGCAGGAATTGTTATGCAAATTGGTGACAGGGTTAGGGAAGGACAAGGAAGTGAGGAGGCAATTAGAAACTCCCTTAATTACTTTGTTAACGGGGTTAGCAATGACTGCAGAGCGCAGTAATCCAGTGAGAAAACCCGGATCATTCCATGAGGAAGGGaacctctgccagctgcaggttAAGAGATTTTCTGAGAATGTTGAGTCTTGATTCTTCCACAGGCCCGAAAGCACAGAAGAAATTTAAACGTCTTATGCTGCATCGAATAAAGTGGGACGAGCAGACGTCAAACACGAAGGGAGAGGGTGAGTGATGCTGTGCTGGTGTGAGAGGGGGGAGTCCTGCTCCACTGCTCCGCCTCAGGAGCTAAATGAGCTTTATTGGTGGGGTTTTTCCAGATGATGATGAATCTGATGAGGAATCCgttaagaaaacaaacaaatgctcTCTGGTTTGGGAGGTGAGTCGTGGCAGTTCCATACCAGGATGGGGCTGAGGTGGGATCCAAATTTCCATCACATTCCTTGAGCTGTAGCCTGACAAAACCCACATATTGCCACATTCCCCCATCCCCTGGAGTCGGTGGGAATTGGGGTGGGACATCAGCCCTTGTCCCCCGGCAGGGCACGGCGAAGGATCGCAGCTTCGGCGAGATGAAGTTCAAGCAGTGCCCCACGGAGAACATGGCGCGGGAGCACTTCAAGAAGCACAGCGCCGAGCACTACTGGGACCTGGCGCTCAGCGAGTCCGTGCTCGAGTCCACGGACTGAGCCCCGCGGCCGCTCCTGCC
This region includes:
- the PRPF3 gene encoding U4/U6 small nuclear ribonucleoprotein Prp3, translating into MSLSKRELDELKPWIEKTVKRVLGFSEPTVVTAALNCVGKGMDKKKAADHLKPFLDDSTLRFVDKLFEAVEEGRSSRHSKSNSDRNRKRELKDVFGDDSEVSKESSGVKKRRIPRFEEVEDEPEVIPGPPSESPGMLTKLQIKQMMEAATRQIEERKKQLSFISPPTPQPKISSSSQSERLPIGNTIQPSQAATFMNDAIEKARKAAELQARIQAQLALKPGLIGNANMVGLANLHAMGIAPPKVELKDQTKPTPLILDEQGRTVDASGKEIELTHRMPTLKANIRAVKREQFKQQLKEKPSEDMESNTYFDPRVSITPAQRQKRTFKFHEKGKFEKIAQRLRTKAQLEKLQAEISQAARKTGIHTSTKLALITPKKELKEGEIPEIEWWDSYIIPNGLDLKGGTTSKKDEYFGITNLVEHPAQLNPPVDSDTPVTLGVYLTKKEQKKLRRQTRREAQKELQEKVRLGLMPPPEPKVRISNLMRVLGTEAVQDPTKVEAHVRAQMAKRQKAHEEANAARKLTAEQRKAKKVKKLKEDVSQGVHIAVYRVRNLSNPAKKFKIEANAGQLYLTGVVVLHKDVNVVVVEGGPKAQKKFKRLMLHRIKWDEQTSNTKGEDDDESDEESVKKTNKCSLVWEGTAKDRSFGEMKFKQCPTENMAREHFKKHSAEHYWDLALSESVLESTD